A window of the Eleutherodactylus coqui strain aEleCoq1 chromosome 8, aEleCoq1.hap1, whole genome shotgun sequence genome harbors these coding sequences:
- the SMCR8 gene encoding guanine nucleotide exchange protein SMCR8: MIGSPDLVAFTREEDYYECPLRRSPGLPEEYSVPLFPYSEGESSPWSRLSGAKFSRDFILISEFSEQVGPQPLLTIPDDPRVRGAFDLNYFSLRIMSVDYQASFVGHPPGSSYPKLNFVEDSKVVLGDSKEGAFAYVHHLTLYDLEARGFVRPFCMAYISTDEDKIMEQFLELSGDFSKASECLKTGNRKAFANELEKKLKDLDYTRSVLLNEMEEQQKTDHQGFYTTQAIEKANELANVEKSIIEHQDLLRQIRSYPYRHLKGDDYQPYMPESSQEDAEPANHEGAGKAEVYTPRPSYTPKFIKAKSSKCFDKKLKTLEELVDVYFFTQTIDLLTTIEKRYRGDVSYLIMSHLEKTFLGQQAIVNFLFEDPSIWDPKPVDRQYPANLGIHHNAPSPKFVEEPESPKPLVSMESYKSSVESVPIKIETELFNHEQEAMGLCDQTGNAECLEGDAKGSISSGESIEVLRTEKSTLLIHSESQPCLRLHPSPQPRRKVGSRRTISEDSIEVLSTCTSETVIPEDFRATYQMAINEEEVSPEEPDRGDESANVFDPMQDEEKANEGDVTVDPACCIRAESLEEVVGELVPDHCGDGIVVSVPPQPGKHVSQTFGQVKFLVEQVDNPSVEVSSPADANYLLSSRDTEKLTLDEDSTSYRSGASTGSDRTPSPPPVVTITERQKRRSGQNALMFIRQYPFSHPAIYSLLSGRTLVVLGEEEAFVKKLVTALSVFVPNNGHGAKPIKPWTTSPLHIMDFQKWKLIGLQRGVSPSGSNTLHSLGRYSRYASILDADNKTLRCPVYRGTVLHRLADHRTQIRRGSTYYMHVQSVLTQLSTKAFLFTFCHHAHLPIREKESEESIGQRRAAFLQQLLGLSHEDSKIVEYLSELLKMHYLKETGTQQLPVLRFDYVPSVLYKI, from the exons ATGATCGGGTCGCCGGATCTGGTGGCGTTTACCCGTGAGGAGGATTACTATGAGTGCCCCCTGCGGAGGTCGCCGGGACTGCCGGAGGAGTACTCTGTGCCGCTCTTCCCCTACTCTGAGGGGGAGAGCAGTCCGTGGTCCCGGCTCTCGGGGGCCAAATTCAGCCGGGACTTCATCCTAATCTCGGAGTTCTCGGAGCAGGTGGGTCCGCAGCCGCTGCTCACCATCCCGGACGACCCTCGCGTCCGCGGCGCCTTTGACCTCAACTACTTCTCCCTCCGCATCATGTCTGTGGACTACCAGGCCTCCTTCGTGGGTCACCCGCCGGGGTCCTCCTACCCCAAGCTGAACTTTGTGGAGGACTCCAAGGTGGTGCTGGGCGACTCCAAGGAGGGGGCGTTCGCGTACGTCCACCACCTGACGCTGTACGACCTGGAGGCGCGAGGCTTCGTGCGCCCCTTCTGTATGGCGTACATCTCCACCGATGAGGACAAGATCATGGAGCAGTTCCTGGAGCTCTCCGGCGACTTCTCCAAGGCCTCAGAATGCCTGAAGACCGGAAACCGCAAAGCCTTCGCCAACGAGCTGGAGAAGAAGCTGAAGGACTTAGATTATACGCGGTCGGTCCTCCTCAACGAGATGGAAGAGCAGCAGAAGACGGACCACCAGGGCTTCTACACCACCCAGGCCATCGAGAAGGCCAATGAGCTCGCCAATGTGGAGAAGTCCATTATCGAGCACCAAGACCTTCTACGGCAGATCCGGTCCTACCCATATAGACATCTGAAAGGTGACGACTACCAGCCATACATGCCGGAGAGCTCCCAAGAAGACGCAGAACCGGCCAACCACGAAGGAGCCGGCAAGGCTGAGGTGTACACTCCCCGTCCGTCTTACACCCCCAAGTTCATTAAGGCGAAGTCTTCCAAGTGTTTTGATAAAAAGCTGAAGACGTTGGAGGAGCTGGTGGACGTCTACTTCTTCACCCAGACCATAGACCTGCTGACCACCATCGAGAAGCGCTATCGGGGGGACGTGAGCTACTTAATCATGAGTCACCTTGAGAAGACTTTCTTGGGGCAACAAGCCATTGTCAACTTCCTGTTTGAGGACCCGTCCATCTGGGATCCTAAACCGGTCGATAGGCAATATCCGGCCAACTTGGGAATTCATCACAACGCGCCGAGCCCCAAGTTTGTGGAAGAACCTGAAAGCCCGAAGCCTTTGGTCAGTATGGAGTCCTACAAGTCCAGCGTGGAGTCCGTCCCGATTAAAATCGAGACAGAGTTGTTTAACCATGAGCAAGAAGCTATGGGTCTTTGTGACCAGACTGGCAACGCTGAGTGTCTTGAGGGGGATGCCAAAGGGAGTATAAGTAGTGGAGAGAGCATCGAGGTCTTGAGGACTGAGAAGTCTACGCTCCTTATCCATTCCGAGAGTCAACCATGCTTGAGGCTTCATCCAAGTCCGCAGCCGAGGAGAAAGGTGGGGAGCCGGAGGACCATCAGCGAGGACAGCATTGAAGTTCTCAGCACCTGTACTTCTGAAACGGTGATACCTGAAGATTTCCGAGCCACTTACCAAATGGCCATTAACGAGGAGGAGGTCTCCCCTGAGGAGCCAGATCGGGGCGATGAAAGTGCCAATGTTTTCGATCCCATGCAGGATGAAGAGAAGGCCAACGAGGGTGATGTGACGGTGGACCCTGCCTGTTGTATAAGGGCAGAGAGTCTTGAAGAGGTAGTTGGAGAACTTGTGCCAGACCATTGTGGTGATGGCATCGTAGTTAGTGTCCCACCGCAGCCCGGTAAACACGTCAGCCAGACATTCGGTCAGGTGAAGTTCTTGGTGGAGCAGGTGGATAACCCGTCAGTGGAAGTCTCCTCTCCTGCAGACGCTAACTACTTGCTGAGCAGCAGAGACACGGAAAAATTGACTCTTGATGAGGACTCCACCAGCTATAGGAGCGGCGCCTCTACCGGCTCCGATAGGACACCTTCCCCTCCGCCTGTTGTCACCATCACCGAACGACAAAAACGGAGGTCTGGCCAGAACGCTCTTATGTTCATTAGGCAGTACCCCTTCTCTCACCCTGCCATTTACTCTCTTCTCAGCGGGAGGACCCTCGTCGTTCTGGGCGAGGAAGAAGCCTTTGTGAAAAAACTAGTGACTGCTTTGTCAGTGTTTGTCCCAAACAATGGACATGGTGCCAAACCAATCAAGCCATGGACGACCTCCCCGCTGCACATCATGGATTTCCAGAAGTGGAAACTGATTGGACTTCAGAG GGGGGTCTCTCCGTCCGGATCCAACACCCTCCACTCCCTGGGCCGGTACAGCCGTTACGCCAGCATCCTGGATGCGGACAACAAGACGTTGCGATGCCCGGTGTACAGGGGCACCGTCCTCCATAGGCTGGCAGACCACCGCACACAGATCAGGAGGGGCAGCACCTACTACATGCACGTCCAGAGCGTGCTGACCCAGCTGAGCACCAAGGCTTTCCTCTTCACCTTCTGCCATCACGCTCACCTGCCCATCCGGGAGAAGGAGAGCGAGGAGTCTATAGGGCAGCGCCGCGCCGCCTTCCTCCAGCAGCTCCTCGGCCTCTCCCACGAGGACAGTAAGATCGTAGAATACCTCTCCGAGCTCCTCAAGATGCATTATCTGAAGGAAACGGGGACGCAGCAGCTGCCGGTGCTCAGATTTGACTATGTGCCCAGCGTTTTATACAAGATCTGA
- the TOP3A gene encoding DNA topoisomerase 3-alpha produces the protein MIFQRSLLVLSRRLTRLAIRSCSQNIAKMALRTPIQKVLCVAEKNDAAKGIADIMSNGRMRRREGFSKFNKIYEYEYHLFGRDVSVIMTSVSGHLLALEFQSHLKSWHSCNPVSLFDAEVEKFCPSDYLNIKKTLEREVRQCQALIIWTDCDREGENIGFEIIHVCKAVKPNLQVLRARFSEITPRSIRGACENLISPDQNITDAVDVRIELDLRIGAAFTRFQTLRLQKIFPSVLSSQLISYGSCQFPTLGFVVERFKAIQAFIPESFYKIKVTHEHEDGNVEFSWKRNRLFNHTACLVLYQICMEDPTATVVQVGSRSKSKWRPVALDTVELEKLASRKLRIGAKETMKIAEKLYTQGFISYPRTETNIFPKDLNLTTLVEQQVQDTQWGVFAQRILERGGPTPRNGNKTDQAHPPIHPTKYTNSLQGNEQRIYEFIVRHFLACCSQDAQGQETTVEIDIAAERFFAHGLMIIARNYLDVYPYDTWNTKIIPVYEMGSRFQPTTVEMVDGETSPPQLLTEADLISLMEKHGIGTDATHAEHIETIKSRMYVGLTPEQRFLPGELGMGLVEGYDSMGFEMSKPDLRAELEADLKLICEGKKDKFTVLRQQIQKYKQVFIEAVAKATKLDEALSQYFGQAAQAVEEQIYAETPLPVRKCPHCNRDMVLKTKRDGGFYISCLGYPSCKTSIWFPSSVLEVSRDESVCDVCQPPPVHKLKFKFKRGSVPPLMPLEFVGCIGGCDETLREVLDLRNLQGGNRAATQSGPRESNHQHVNRSDNHLGNSRDWQSRQPPARKERNPKLVTPAVSVSRAASTENNEVVCNCGAVAVQLTVRKEGPNQGRPFYKCNGGNCNFFLWADQDGGAGGSGPPSHISGGRPSNSFASRSAEFEGFRTGGGSGDMGSEGQATCMCNQPAVTRTVQKEGANKGRQFHTCSKPREQQCGFFQWADENVPPGGSSNFPSAFGGGSAPQRGSRTKSKRSDCNSSGPTAKKPRTCGICHQPGHNRTNCPQNR, from the exons ATGATCTTCCAGAGAAGTCTATTAGTGCTCAGCAGACGACTGACCCGTCTCGCCATCCGCTCTTGTTCTCAAAACATTGCGAAAATGGCGCTGAGGACCCCCATCCAGAAGGTGCTGTGCGTGGCCGAGAAGAATGACGCTGCCAAGGGGATTGCAGATATTATGTCTAACGGGAGGATGAGGAGG AGGGAAGGATTTTCGAAGTTTAACAAGATCTATGAGTATGAATACCATCTGTTTGGAAGG GATGTCTCTGTCATTATGACGTCGGTGTCCGGACATCTATTAGCATTGGAATTCCAGAGTCATCTGAAGTCCTG gcacagctgtaACCCTGTTTCCCTCTTCGACGCAGAAGTGGAGAAGTTTTGTCCAAGTGATTATCTGAACATTAAG AAAACCCTGGAGCGTGAGGTGCGACAGTGCCAGGCTCTCATCATCTGGACGGATTGTGATCGAGAAGGGGAGAATATTGGCTTTGAGATTATCCATGTTTGCAAAGCAG TGAAGCCTAATCTGCAGGTGTTAAGAGCGCGCTTCTCTGAGATCACCCCCCGATCCATTCGAGGAGCCTGTGAAAACCTTATCTCACCTGACCAGAACATTACTGATGCTGTGGATGTACGGATAGAGCTGGACCTTCGAATAG GTGCCGCTTTCACTCGGTTCCAGACACTCCGCCTCCAGAAGATCTTTCCTTCTGTTTTATCCAGTCAACTCATCAGCTATGGAAGTTGTCAGTTCCCCACACTGGGGTTTGTAGTAGAGAGATTCAAAGCCATCCAAGCCTTTATTCCTGAGAGCTTCTATAAAATCAAAG TGACCCATGAACATGAAGATGGAAACGTGGAGTTTAGCTGGAAGAGAAATCGTCTCTTTAACCACACGGCCTGCCTGGTTCTCTACCAGATCTGTATGGAG GATCCCACTGCTACGGTGGTTCAGGTCGGGAGTAGATCGAAAAGCAAATGGAGGCCTGTAGCTCTGGACACTGTG GAGTTGGAAAAACTGGCCTCTCGGAAACTGAGAATCGGAGCTAAAGAAACCATGAAGATTGCGGAGAAGCTTTACACCCAGGG TTTTATCAGCTACCCCCGTACAGAAACCAATATTTTCCCTAAGGATCTGAACCTCACAACACTGGTGGAGCAGCAGGTACAGGACACTCAGTGGGGTGTATTTGCACAACGTATCCTGGAGAGGGGTGGGCCAACTCCAAGAAATGGAAACAAGACAGATCAAGCCCATCCCCCCATTCACCCCACTAAGTACACCAACAGCCTTCAG GGCAATGAGCAGCGCATCTACGAGTTCATTGTCCGTCACTTCTTGGCCTGCTGCTCCCAGGATGCTCAGGGCCAGGAGACCACAGTTGAGATTGACATCGCTGCTGAGAGGTTTTTTGCTCATGGACTGATGATCATTGCCAGGAACTATCTTGACGTTTACCCATATGATACATGGAATACTAAG ATAATCCCGGTGTATGAGATGGGCTCCAGATTTCAGCCCACAACGGTGGAGATGGTGGATGGAGAGACGAGCCCTCCGCAGCTGCTCACAGAAGCCGATCTCATCTCCTTGATGGAAAAACACGGCATAG GGACTGATGCCACCCACGCTGAGCACATAGAGACCATTAAATCCCGTATGTATGTGGGTCTGACACCGGAGCAGAGGTTCCTCCCAGGAGAGCTGGGGATGGGGCTGGTGGAAG GATACGATTCCATGGGCTTTGAGATGTCTAAGCCAGACCTTCGTGCCGAATTAGAGGCTGACCTCAAGCTGATCTGCGAAGGCAAGAAGGATAAGTTCACCGTCTTGAGGCAGCAGATTCAGAAATACAAGCAGGTTTTCATCGAAGCTGTGGCCAAAGCCACCAA GCTGGACGAGGCGTTGTCTCAGTATTTTGGACAGGCTGCACAAGCTGTGGAAGAGCAGATTTATGCAGAAACGCCACTTCCTGTACGGAAATGTCCTCACTGCAACCGGGATATGGTTCTGAAGACCAAGAGAGACGGAGG GTTCTACATTTCGTGCTTGGGATACCCAAGTTGTAAAACCTCCATCTGGTTCCCCAGCTCCGTCTTGGAAGTGTCGCGAGATGAGAGCGTGTGTGACGTATGCCAACCTCCTCCTGTGCACAA GCTGAAGTTTAAGTTTAAGCGTGGCAGCGTCCCCCCGTTGATGCCCCTGGAGTTTGTGGGGTGCATTGGTGGTTGTGATGAAACACTTCGAGAAGTTCTAGATCTCAGAAACCTGCAAGGAGGCAACAGAGCAGCCACTCAATCCGGCCCGAGGGAAAGTAATCACCAGCATGTAAACCGGTCCGACAACCACCTGGGAAACTCAAGAGACTGGCAAAGCCGACAGCCACCTGCCCGGAAGGAGAGGAATCCAAAACTTGTGACCCCTGCAGTCTCTGTCAGCAGAGCAGCCAGCACTGAGAATAATGAGGTGGTCTGCAACTGTGGGGCTGTTGCCGTGCAGCTGACTGTACGCAAGGAGGGGCCCAATCAAGGACGTCCCTTTTATAAGTGCAACGGAGGAAACTGCAACTTCTTTTTGTGGGCGGATCAGGATGGTGGAGCTGGCGGGAGTGGCCCGCCATCACATATCTCTGGAGGACGTCCCTCAAATTCATTCGCAAGTCGATCGGCGGAATTTGAAGGGTTCAGGACTGGAGGTGGAAGCGGGGATATGGGATCCGAAGGGCAGGCAACCTGTATGTGCAATCAGCCCGCTGTCACTCGTACGGTGCAGAAAGAGGGGGCTAACAAAGGCAGACAATTTCACACGTGTTCCAAACCCAGAGAGCAGCAGTGCGGATTCTTCCAGTGGGCGGATGAGAACGTTCCACCAG GAGGTTCCAGCAACTTCCCCAGCGCCTTTGGAGGAGGATCTGCACCGCAGCGAGGATCCCGCACAAAGAGCAAACGATCTGACTGTAACTCTTCAGGGCCAACAGCAAAAAAGCCGCGAACTTGTGGTATATGTCACCAGCCCGGGCATAACAGAACCAACTGTCCCCAGAACAGATGA